One genomic segment of Gossypium arboreum isolate Shixiya-1 chromosome 3, ASM2569848v2, whole genome shotgun sequence includes these proteins:
- the LOC108474403 gene encoding probable protein phosphatase 2C 9 isoform X1: MEIDKIMKKKKKKMGGRSSCSSGKGRSHQGLVKYGFTLVKGKANHPMEDYHVAKFAQHRGHELGLFAIYDGHLGDSVPAYLQKHLFSNILKDEEFWTNPRGSISKAYEQTDQAILTHTPDLGRGGSTAVTAILIDGQKLWVANIGDSRAVLSKKGQAIQMSIDHEPNTERGSIENRGGFVSNMPGDVARVNGQLAVSRAFGDKNLKSHLRSDPDMKTVDIDSDTELLILASDGLWKVMSNQEAVDIAKKTKDPLRAAKRLITESLNRDSKDDISCIVVRFKG, encoded by the exons ATGGAGattgataaaataatgaaaaagaaaaagaaaaaaatg ggaggACGTTCTTCGTGTAGCTCTGGAAAGGGTAGAAGCCATCAGGGGCTTGTCAAGTATGGCTTCACATTGGTGAAAGGAAAAGCAAATCATCCCATGGAGGATTATCATGTTGCAAAGTTTGCTCAGCATCGGGGACATGAGCTCGGACTTTTTGCCATATATGATGGCCATTTGGGAGATAGCGTACCAGCCTATCTTCAAAAGCATTTGTTTTCCAATATCTTGAAGGAT GAGGAGTTTTGGACCAATCCCAGGGGGTCCATCTCTAAAGCTTATGAGCAGACGGACCAAGCGATTCTCACACACACTCCCGACTTGGGTCGAGGGGGATCCACTGCTGTCACTGCAATTTTGATAGATGGGCAGAAATTATGGGTTGCCAATATTGGAGATTCACGTGCTGTTCTCTCAAAGAAAGGGCAGGCGATACAGATGAGTATCGATCATGAGCCGAACACAGAGCGTGGCAGCATCGAGAACAGAGGTGGCTTTGTATCAAACATGCCAG GGGATGTGGCAAGAGTGAATGGCCAACTTGCTGTTTCTCGTGCATTTGGAGATAAGAATCTTAAGTCACACCTCCGATCCGATCCCGACATGAAAACTGTTGATATTGACTCGGATACCGAACTTCTCATCCTTGCAAGTGATGGACTATGGAAG GTCATGTCCAATCAAGAAGCCGTTGATATTGCCAAAAAGACCAAGGACCCGCTTCGAGCAGCTAAAAGGCTAATAACCGAGTCACTGAACCGAGACAGTAAGGATGATATCTCCTGTATTGTAGTTCGTTTCAAGGGTTAA
- the LOC108474403 gene encoding probable protein phosphatase 2C 9 isoform X2, whose product MDNLCCFNSVYSQGGRSSCSSGKGRSHQGLVKYGFTLVKGKANHPMEDYHVAKFAQHRGHELGLFAIYDGHLGDSVPAYLQKHLFSNILKDEEFWTNPRGSISKAYEQTDQAILTHTPDLGRGGSTAVTAILIDGQKLWVANIGDSRAVLSKKGQAIQMSIDHEPNTERGSIENRGGFVSNMPGDVARVNGQLAVSRAFGDKNLKSHLRSDPDMKTVDIDSDTELLILASDGLWKVMSNQEAVDIAKKTKDPLRAAKRLITESLNRDSKDDISCIVVRFKG is encoded by the exons ATGGATAATCTATGTTGCTTCAACTCAGTCTATTCTCAG ggaggACGTTCTTCGTGTAGCTCTGGAAAGGGTAGAAGCCATCAGGGGCTTGTCAAGTATGGCTTCACATTGGTGAAAGGAAAAGCAAATCATCCCATGGAGGATTATCATGTTGCAAAGTTTGCTCAGCATCGGGGACATGAGCTCGGACTTTTTGCCATATATGATGGCCATTTGGGAGATAGCGTACCAGCCTATCTTCAAAAGCATTTGTTTTCCAATATCTTGAAGGAT GAGGAGTTTTGGACCAATCCCAGGGGGTCCATCTCTAAAGCTTATGAGCAGACGGACCAAGCGATTCTCACACACACTCCCGACTTGGGTCGAGGGGGATCCACTGCTGTCACTGCAATTTTGATAGATGGGCAGAAATTATGGGTTGCCAATATTGGAGATTCACGTGCTGTTCTCTCAAAGAAAGGGCAGGCGATACAGATGAGTATCGATCATGAGCCGAACACAGAGCGTGGCAGCATCGAGAACAGAGGTGGCTTTGTATCAAACATGCCAG GGGATGTGGCAAGAGTGAATGGCCAACTTGCTGTTTCTCGTGCATTTGGAGATAAGAATCTTAAGTCACACCTCCGATCCGATCCCGACATGAAAACTGTTGATATTGACTCGGATACCGAACTTCTCATCCTTGCAAGTGATGGACTATGGAAG GTCATGTCCAATCAAGAAGCCGTTGATATTGCCAAAAAGACCAAGGACCCGCTTCGAGCAGCTAAAAGGCTAATAACCGAGTCACTGAACCGAGACAGTAAGGATGATATCTCCTGTATTGTAGTTCGTTTCAAGGGTTAA
- the LOC108474403 gene encoding probable protein phosphatase 2C 10 isoform X3 — MEDYHVAKFAQHRGHELGLFAIYDGHLGDSVPAYLQKHLFSNILKDEEFWTNPRGSISKAYEQTDQAILTHTPDLGRGGSTAVTAILIDGQKLWVANIGDSRAVLSKKGQAIQMSIDHEPNTERGSIENRGGFVSNMPGDVARVNGQLAVSRAFGDKNLKSHLRSDPDMKTVDIDSDTELLILASDGLWKVMSNQEAVDIAKKTKDPLRAAKRLITESLNRDSKDDISCIVVRFKG, encoded by the exons ATGGAGGATTATCATGTTGCAAAGTTTGCTCAGCATCGGGGACATGAGCTCGGACTTTTTGCCATATATGATGGCCATTTGGGAGATAGCGTACCAGCCTATCTTCAAAAGCATTTGTTTTCCAATATCTTGAAGGAT GAGGAGTTTTGGACCAATCCCAGGGGGTCCATCTCTAAAGCTTATGAGCAGACGGACCAAGCGATTCTCACACACACTCCCGACTTGGGTCGAGGGGGATCCACTGCTGTCACTGCAATTTTGATAGATGGGCAGAAATTATGGGTTGCCAATATTGGAGATTCACGTGCTGTTCTCTCAAAGAAAGGGCAGGCGATACAGATGAGTATCGATCATGAGCCGAACACAGAGCGTGGCAGCATCGAGAACAGAGGTGGCTTTGTATCAAACATGCCAG GGGATGTGGCAAGAGTGAATGGCCAACTTGCTGTTTCTCGTGCATTTGGAGATAAGAATCTTAAGTCACACCTCCGATCCGATCCCGACATGAAAACTGTTGATATTGACTCGGATACCGAACTTCTCATCCTTGCAAGTGATGGACTATGGAAG GTCATGTCCAATCAAGAAGCCGTTGATATTGCCAAAAAGACCAAGGACCCGCTTCGAGCAGCTAAAAGGCTAATAACCGAGTCACTGAACCGAGACAGTAAGGATGATATCTCCTGTATTGTAGTTCGTTTCAAGGGTTAA
- the LOC108474721 gene encoding outer envelope protein 64, mitochondrial-like isoform X1 produces MSKTLNLIKANASNPKVWLVAGITVAGIIVVAETRRRRKKAMIIKREDFGAFMERFELIPFPQPPPPAAKLPLSGLTFAIKDIFDVKGHATGFGNPDWQRTHEVADKTAVVVTALLKNGAKCVGKTVMDELAFGITGENKHYGTPTNPNMPSNVPGGSSSGSAVAVAAELVDFALGTDTIGCVRVPASFCGVLGFRPSHGAVSTIGVLPNSQSLDAIGWFARDPSILHRVGNVLLQLKAVEPRRGRHLVFADDLFQLSKVPKQKTVHVISKAVEKLSGYQLPKHVNFCLFIASNVPSLKGFCQHSTNLQNGISALQALSSAMVSLQRYEFKTNHEEWLKDVKPRLGPEVSRCVLAAINNTYENVKSLYKVRTEMRAAMQSLLKDDGILVIPTIADPPLKLKKGSSTEFHDRACALLSVASMSGCCQVSVPLGEHDGCPISVSFVTYHGADKFLLDTVLDMYASLQEQVSIASNSAPLPDLNGNMDASELLKEKGNAAFKGKQWNKAVNYYTEAIKLNGTNATYYNNRAAAYLELGCFQQAEEDCNKAISFDKKNVKAYLRRGTARDSLLCYKEALEDFKHALVLEPQNKVANLAEKRLRKLVS; encoded by the exons ATGTCAAAAACGCTGAATCTAATAAAAGCCAACGCTTCCAACCCCAAGGTATGGCTCGTGGCGGGAATAACGGTGGCCGGAATTATAGTGGTGGCGGAGACCCGTAGAAGGAGGAAAAAAGCGATGATCATCAAAAGAGAAGATTTTGGCGCTTTCATGGAACGCTTCGAATTGATTCCTTTTCCTCAGCCTCCACCACCCGCCGCCAAACTTCCACTATCGGGCCTTACGTTCGCTATCAAGGACAT ATTTGATGTGAAGGGTCACGCGACGGGGTTTGGGAATCCCGATTGGCAAAGAACACACGAGGTTGCTGACAAGACGGCGGTTGTGGTAACTGCTTTgttgaaaaacggggctaaatGTGTTGGCAAGACAGTTATGGATGAACTGGCTTTCGG AATAACTGGGGAAAATAAGCATTATGGAACACCTACAAATCCAAACATGCCGTCAAATGTTCCAGGAGGTTCTTCAAGTGGTTCTGCTGTTGCAGTTGCTGCTGAACTTGTGGACTTTGCTCTAG GTACTGATACAATTGGTTGTGTCAGAGTTCCTGCATCATTTTGTGGTGTTCTTGGGTTCCGTCCATCTCATGGAGCTGTATCTACGATTGGAGTTCTTCCAAATTCACAAAGTTTGGATGCTATTG GATGGTTTGCTCGTGATCCATCTATTCTACATCGTGTTGGGAATGTTTTATTGCAACTAAAAGCAGTGGAACCCAGAAGGGGAAGGCACCTTGTCTTTGCTGATGACTTATTCCAGCTTTCAAAGGTTCCCAAGCAAAAGACAGTGCATGTTATTAGCAAAGCAGTTGAAAAGCTTTCTGGCT ATCAGCTGCCAAAGCATGTCAACTTTTGTCTGTTCATTGCTTCAAATGTACCCAGTCTAAAGGGTTTTTGTCAACATTCCACAAACCTGCAAAATGGAATTTCTGCTTTGCAAGCCCTTTCATCTGCAATGGTGTCATTACAAAG ATATGAATTTAAAACAAACCATGAAGAATGGCTTAAAGATGTTAAACCAAGACTAGGACCTGAAGTTTCTCGTTGTGTTCTTGCTGCAATCAACAATACATACGAGAATGTAAAAAGTTTGTACAAAGTCAGGACTGAGATGCGGGCTGCAATGCAGAGTCTTCTAAAG GATGATGGGATATTAGTTATTCCCACGATTGCAGATCCTCCACTAAAGCTTAAGAAAGGGAGTTCCACCGAGTTTCATGATAGAGCATGTGCTTTATTGAGTGTTGCTAGCATGTCTGGGTGCTGTCAG GTTTCTGTTCCATTAGGAGAGCATGATGGTTGTCCTATTTCTGTTTCATTTGTCACATACCATGGAGCGGACAAATTTCTTCTTGATACAGTTTTGGACATGTATGCTTCTCTGCAAGAACAAGTCAGCATAGCATCCAATTCAGCACCATTGCCTGATCTCAATGGTAATATGGATGCTTCTGAACTGTTGAAGGAAAAG GGAAATGCTGCTTTTAAGGGAAAGCAATGGAACAAGGCAGTTAATTATTACACTGAAGCTATTAAGTTAAATGGGACAAATGCGACATACTATAACAACCGGGCAGCAGCTTACTTGGAACTAGGATG CTTTCAGCAAGCTGAAGAGGACTGCAATAAGGCAATATCATTTGACAAAAAG AATGTGAAGGCATATCTGAGACGTGGGACAGCCAGAGACTCACTACTCTGTTATAAAGAGGCCCTTGAAG ATTTCAAACACGCATTGGTTCTAGAGCCTCAAAATAAAGTAGCCAACCTCGCAGAGAAAAGACTACGAAAACTGGTTAGTTGA
- the LOC108474721 gene encoding outer envelope protein 64, mitochondrial-like isoform X2 yields MSKTLNLIKANASNPKVWLVAGITVAGIIVVAETRRRRKKAMIIKREDFGAFMERFELIPFPQPPPPAAKLPLSGLTFAIKDIFDVKGHATGFGNPDWQRTHEVADKTAVVVTALLKNGAKCVGKTVMDELAFGITGENKHYGTPTNPNMPSNVPGGSSSGSAVAVAAELVDFALGTDTIGCVRVPASFCGVLGFRPSHGAVSTIGVLPNSQSLDAIGWFARDPSILHRVGNVLLQLKAVEPRRGRHLVFADDLFQLSKVPKQKTVHVISKAVEKLSGYQLPKHVNFCLFIASNVPSLKGFCQHSTNLQNGISALQALSSAMVSLQRYEFKTNHEEWLKDVKPRLGPEVSRCVLAAINNTYENVKSLYKVRTEMRAAMQSLLKGNAAFKGKQWNKAVNYYTEAIKLNGTNATYYNNRAAAYLELGCFQQAEEDCNKAISFDKKNVKAYLRRGTARDSLLCYKEALEDFKHALVLEPQNKVANLAEKRLRKLVS; encoded by the exons ATGTCAAAAACGCTGAATCTAATAAAAGCCAACGCTTCCAACCCCAAGGTATGGCTCGTGGCGGGAATAACGGTGGCCGGAATTATAGTGGTGGCGGAGACCCGTAGAAGGAGGAAAAAAGCGATGATCATCAAAAGAGAAGATTTTGGCGCTTTCATGGAACGCTTCGAATTGATTCCTTTTCCTCAGCCTCCACCACCCGCCGCCAAACTTCCACTATCGGGCCTTACGTTCGCTATCAAGGACAT ATTTGATGTGAAGGGTCACGCGACGGGGTTTGGGAATCCCGATTGGCAAAGAACACACGAGGTTGCTGACAAGACGGCGGTTGTGGTAACTGCTTTgttgaaaaacggggctaaatGTGTTGGCAAGACAGTTATGGATGAACTGGCTTTCGG AATAACTGGGGAAAATAAGCATTATGGAACACCTACAAATCCAAACATGCCGTCAAATGTTCCAGGAGGTTCTTCAAGTGGTTCTGCTGTTGCAGTTGCTGCTGAACTTGTGGACTTTGCTCTAG GTACTGATACAATTGGTTGTGTCAGAGTTCCTGCATCATTTTGTGGTGTTCTTGGGTTCCGTCCATCTCATGGAGCTGTATCTACGATTGGAGTTCTTCCAAATTCACAAAGTTTGGATGCTATTG GATGGTTTGCTCGTGATCCATCTATTCTACATCGTGTTGGGAATGTTTTATTGCAACTAAAAGCAGTGGAACCCAGAAGGGGAAGGCACCTTGTCTTTGCTGATGACTTATTCCAGCTTTCAAAGGTTCCCAAGCAAAAGACAGTGCATGTTATTAGCAAAGCAGTTGAAAAGCTTTCTGGCT ATCAGCTGCCAAAGCATGTCAACTTTTGTCTGTTCATTGCTTCAAATGTACCCAGTCTAAAGGGTTTTTGTCAACATTCCACAAACCTGCAAAATGGAATTTCTGCTTTGCAAGCCCTTTCATCTGCAATGGTGTCATTACAAAG ATATGAATTTAAAACAAACCATGAAGAATGGCTTAAAGATGTTAAACCAAGACTAGGACCTGAAGTTTCTCGTTGTGTTCTTGCTGCAATCAACAATACATACGAGAATGTAAAAAGTTTGTACAAAGTCAGGACTGAGATGCGGGCTGCAATGCAGAGTCTTCTAAAG GGAAATGCTGCTTTTAAGGGAAAGCAATGGAACAAGGCAGTTAATTATTACACTGAAGCTATTAAGTTAAATGGGACAAATGCGACATACTATAACAACCGGGCAGCAGCTTACTTGGAACTAGGATG CTTTCAGCAAGCTGAAGAGGACTGCAATAAGGCAATATCATTTGACAAAAAG AATGTGAAGGCATATCTGAGACGTGGGACAGCCAGAGACTCACTACTCTGTTATAAAGAGGCCCTTGAAG ATTTCAAACACGCATTGGTTCTAGAGCCTCAAAATAAAGTAGCCAACCTCGCAGAGAAAAGACTACGAAAACTGGTTAGTTGA
- the LOC108474379 gene encoding uncharacterized protein LOC108474379, translating into MEVEMDMMENLPSTISPLLLRSMASSVFTYADKLFINLAKKFKPFEIIRYVLITSFLFFLRLLSFLFLSDLPPKSQSHVYTFNPPKSNDRYLIGSGVSDSGIARALSQVLSIVNDIPVSSRKYAIVRSLAEALIEENRREDAEGLREVNRAVLSSAFSRTLSYLEAAMVELGQDRIGHDGAGPAPVQYWVKRALRVVRSVGDGVWAREGSGAVREDVNRSGNSAEKLAAELLWLAQKLVDCGFGEEAVERWASASNLASLSLLAEPRLQGSLVKVSTFLFKQARDMEMALDETEEFYEESRRQTKMKMLTSWLPLLCRASNGTDMPVLSINEKAELEKVLEETIELLDHEEQEQVLSLWLHHFAYCSSSDWPNLHALYCRWCTNSRKLLLLH; encoded by the exons ATGGAGGTGGAGATGGACATGATGGAGAACTTGCCATCTACCATATCCCCATTACTCCTCCGGTCGATGGCTTCTTCTGTTTTTACTTATGCTGACAAATTGTTCATCAACTTAGCTAAGAAATTCAAGCCCTTTGAAATCATTCGTTATGTTCTCATCACttcctttctcttctttcttcgtttactttcttttcttttcctttccgatTTACCCCCTAAATCCCAGTCGCATGTTTATACGTTTAATCCTCCCAAAAGCAACGATCGCTATTTGATTGGTTCTGGGGTCAGCGATTCCGGGATAGCTCGGGCCCTTTCGCAGGTACTATCGATTGTTAATGACATTCCTGTTAGTTCGAGGAAGTACGCGATCGTTCGGTCTTTAGCTGAAGCACTTATAGAAGAGAACCGTAGGGAAGATGCTGAGGGTTTACGTGAAGTGAACCGGGCGGTTTTGTCTTCGGCTTTTTCGAGGACTCTTTCTTATCTTGAGGCTGCTATGGTTGAGTTGGGGCAAGATAGGATCGGTCATGATGGTGCTGGACCTGCTCCGGTTCAGTATTGGGTGAAAAGGGCTTTACGGGTGGTTCGGTCTGTTGGGGATGGGGTTTGGGCTAGGGAAGGGAGTGGAGCTGTGAGGGAGGATGTGAACCGGTCAGGAAATTCGGCTGAGAAGCTGGCTGCTGAGCTTCTTTGGTTGGCGCAGAAGTTGGTTGATTGTGGGTTTGGGGAAGAGGCTGTTGAGAGGTGGGCATCGGCTTCAAATCTGGCTTCGCTTTCTCTTTTGGCTGAGCCACGCCTTCAAGGTTCCCTGGTTAAGGTTTCGA CATTCTTGTTCAAACAAGCAAGGGATATGGAGATGGCACTGGATGAGACTGAAGAATTCTATGAAGAGAGCCGCAGGCAAACAAAGATGAAGATGCTAACGTCATGGTTGCCATTGCTTTGCAGGGCTAGCAATGGCACCGACATGCCAGTGCTCAGCATAAACGAAAAAGCTGAGCTAGAGAAGGTCTTGGAAGAGACGATAGAACTACTAGACCACGAGGAGCAAGAGCAAGTACTCAGCCTGTGGCTCCACCACTTCGCATATTGCTCATCCTCCGACTGGCCCAACCTTCATGCCTTGTATTGTCGCTGGTGTACCAATTCTCGGAAACTCTTGTTACTCCATTGA
- the LOC108474380 gene encoding metacaspase-3-like, whose protein sequence is MARRERCNGCKLYLMVPPEAQSIRCAVCHTITNTNNAAIARWGHVHDSLIGPRRTSPHGSGTHAFPYVYGPHQRPPQPRPPLSPVSVHGRKRALLCGLNYYGKPYGLKGSINDVKCMRYLLVEKLGFPIDSILMLTEDEKDPYKIPTKQNIRKGLKWLVYGCQPGDSLVFHFSGHGDRQIDYDNDEVDGFDEALCPLDHDTEGKIIDDEINATIVRPLPRGAMLHAIIDACHSGTILDLPFVCRMNKEGFYIWEDQRKPSFYKGTSGGLAYCFSACDDNQVSADTTAFTKTSTRTGAMTFSFIQAVENEPGLTYGRLLNAMRNAIRDAKAGLRLSGPIATLVNKVFFGSTSQEPQLSSSYTFDIYSKRFVL, encoded by the exons ATGGCGAGAAGAGAACGATGCAATGGATGTAAGCTGTATCTGATGGTTCCACCAGAAGCACAATCCATTCGTTGTGCTGTGTGCCATACCATTACCAATACCAACAACGCAGCCATTGCTCGATGGGGTCATGTCCATGACTCGTTGATAGGACCAAGGCGGACCAG CCCTCATGGATCAGGGACGCATGCATTTCCCTACGTATATGGTCCTCATCAACGACCTCCGCAACCACGGCCTCCATTATCGCCTGTTTCGGTGCATGGGAGGAAAAGAGCATTGCTTTGCGGATTGAATTACTATGGCAAACCTTATGGACTTAAAGGAAGCATCAATGATGTCAAGTGTATGAGGTATCTTCTTGTTGAGAAACTGGGGTTTCCTATTGACTCCATTCTCATGCTTACAG AAGATGAGAAAGACCCTTACAAGATCCCAACAAAACAGAACATCAGGAAAGGCCTGAAATGGCTGGTCTATGGCTGCCAGCCAGGGGACTCGTTAGTGTTTCACTTCTCTGGCCATGGTGATCGGCAAATTGATTATGACAACGACGAGGTCGATGGATTTGACGAAGCCTTATGTCCTCTAGATCACGACACCGAAGGGAAAATCATCGATGATGAAATCAATGCCACCATTGTTAGGCCACTGCCTCGAGgagccatgttgcatgccatcatCGATGCCTGCCACAGCGGAACCATTCTCGATCTGCCTTTCGTTTGCAGGATGAATAA GGAAGGGTTCTATATATGGGAAGATCAAAGAAAACCTTCCTTTTACAAGGGTACAAGTGGAGGATTAGCCTACTGTTTTAGTGCTTGTGATGATAATCAAGTTTCTGCAGATACCACT GCTTTCACCAAAACCAGTACCAGGACCGGTGCCATGACGTTTAGCTTCATCCAAGCTGTGGAAAACGAACCTGGATTGACGTACGGCCGCTTGCTTAATGCGATGCGCAATGCGATTCGCGATGCTAAAGCCGGTTTACGCCTATCTGGTCCTATTGCAACTCTGGTTAACAAAGTTTTCTTTGGATCAACATCACAGGAGCCACAGCTATCTTCATCATATACATTTGACATTTACTCAAAGCGGTTTGTGCTCTAG